The DNA region CGAGGCCGAGATGACGCAAATCCGGCGTCACAAGATGGGCATGGTTTTCCAGAACTTTGCCCTTTTGCCGCATCTGAGCGTGCTGGAAAACGTGGCCTTTCCGCTGGAGGTGCAGGGCGTGGCGCGCGCGGTGCGCGAGGCGAGGGCGCGCGAGATGGTGGCGCTGGTCGGGCTGGCCGGACGCGAGGCGGCCTATCCGCGCCAATTGTCTGGCGGGCAGCAGCAGCGGGTGGGCATCGCCCGGTCGCTGGCGGGCAAGCCGGAACTGTGGTTCCTGGACGAGCCGTTTTCGGCGCTGGACCCGCTGATCCGCCGCGAGTTGCAGGACGAGTTCCTGCGCCTGCAATCGCGGCTGAAGAAGACCATCGTCTTCATCACCCATGATTTCGACGAGGCGATCCGGTTGGCGGATCGCATTGCCATCATGAAGGATGGGGCGGTCGAGCAATGCGGCACGCCCGAGGAGCTGGTGCTGAGCCCGGCCACGGATTACGTGCGCGAGTTCACGCGGGGCGTGGCCAAGGCCAAGGTGGTGCGTCTGGGGTCGCTGGCAGGGCCGGGCGAGGCGGCGGGGCCGCGACTGCCCGCGCGGATGACCGTGGCCGAGGCGGGGCCGGCCTTTCTGGCCGGGGCGGAAACGGTGACGGTCGAGGAGGATGGCGCACCGCGTGGCGTGGTTGCGCGCGAGGCGGTGGTGCGGATCCTTCTGGGAGGCGAGGCATGAGCGCGTTCGTCCGGGTGCCCCCCTCCCCCGACCCCTCCCCACGAGGGGGAGGGGAGGGCGCAGTACCCGCCGTTTGCGTGGGGGACATGGCGTGAGCGCGCTGGCGACTTCCTGGCCCTTGCGGCTGGATGGGCGCTGGCTTTGGGCGGCGGCGTTGCTGCTGGCGGCGGCGATCTGGCTTTGGGGCGCGAGCCTGATGCCCTGGGCCTTCGACTATCCCAAGGCCTGGCGGATTC from Neotabrizicola shimadae includes:
- a CDS encoding quaternary amine ABC transporter ATP-binding protein yields the protein MTDAPETLVCRNVWKIFGARAEERLAALDHVPDLARLAELGLVAAVRGVDLSVRRGEIFVIMGLSGSGKSTLVRCLSRLIEPTRGEVLFEGHDLLKASEAEMTQIRRHKMGMVFQNFALLPHLSVLENVAFPLEVQGVARAVREARAREMVALVGLAGREAAYPRQLSGGQQQRVGIARSLAGKPELWFLDEPFSALDPLIRRELQDEFLRLQSRLKKTIVFITHDFDEAIRLADRIAIMKDGAVEQCGTPEELVLSPATDYVREFTRGVAKAKVVRLGSLAGPGEAAGPRLPARMTVAEAGPAFLAGAETVTVEEDGAPRGVVAREAVVRILLGGEA